One segment of Perognathus longimembris pacificus isolate PPM17 chromosome 26, ASM2315922v1, whole genome shotgun sequence DNA contains the following:
- the Acad11 gene encoding acyl-CoA dehydrogenase family member 11, translating to METGAPDQLETTQVRPQHRFDCQALEAYLNQHLPGFGADPQAALTVTQFRSGQSNPTFYLQKGLQEYVLRKKPPGLLLPKAHMIDREFKVQQALFSMGFPVPQPLLYCSDVSIIGTEFYLMEYVQGRIFRDFSLPGLSEAERSAIYVAMIETLARLHSLSVRSLQLEGYGMGAGYCRRQVSTWMKQYEAAAHQDIPAMRQLSEWLRKNLPDNDNEESLIHGDFKLDNIIFHHKECRVLAVLDWELSTVGHPFSDVAHLSMFYFWPKTIPMINKSSHFHAGTGIPSMEELVSIYCRCRGIHSDLPNWNFFLALAYFKFAGIAQGVYHRYLLGNNSSEDSFLMANSVQPLAETGLQLSRRTFNTELPRADNSRQLFVQTRKGQEVLAKVKHFMKHHVFPAEKEVHEYYVQNENKADVWRQPSVIDKLKEMAKAEGLWNLFLPAVSGLSQVDYALIAEETGKCHFAPNVFNCQAPDTGNMEVLHLYGSEEQKWRWLEPLLQGSITSAFCMTEPDVASSDATNIECTIQRDGDSYVVNGKKWWSSGAGNPNCRIAIVLGRTETTADSRHKQHSMILVPMDTPGVKVVRPLSVFGYLDEPHGGHMEIHFNRVRVPASNLILGEGRGFEISQGRLGPGRIHHCMRSVGVAERALQIMCERAVQRSAFKKKLYEHEVVAHWIAESRIAIEEIRLLTLKAAHSIDTQGSAAARKEIAMIKVAAPRAVCKIIDRAIQVCGGAGVSQDYPLANMYALSRTLRLADGPDEVHLSAVAKMELREQAKRLTAKM from the exons ATGGAGACGGGGGCCCCCGACCAGCTCGAGACCACTCAAGTGCGGCCTCAACACCGGTTCGACTGCCAGGCTCTGGAGGCCTACTTAAACCAACATTTACCTGGTTTTGGGGCAGATCCCCAGGCTGCGCTGACCGTTACTCAATTCAG atcAGGACAGTCCAATCCTACCTTTTATCTCCAGAAAGGCTTGCAAGAATATGTACTCAGGAAAAAGCCTCCAGGTTTACTTCTTCCTAAAGCACACATG ATTGACAGGGAGTTTAAAGTCCAGCAAGCTTTGTTTTCCATGGGATTTCCAGTTCCCCAGCCGTTACTGTACTGCAGTGATGTCTCCATCATTGGAACAGAATTTTACTTGATGGAATACGTGCAG GGTCGAATCTTCCGTGATTTCTCACTTCCTGGATTGAGTGAAGCAGAACGCTCAGCCATCTATGTAGCCATGATAGAAACGTTGGCCCGGCTCCATTCCTTGAGTGTACGCTCACTGCAGCTGGAAGGGTACGGCATGGGTGCCGGGTACTGCAGACGGCAG GTCTCGACCTGGATGAAGCAATATGAGGCTGCAGCCCATCAGGACATCCCCGCTATGAGGCAACTGTCTGAATGGCTGAGGAAGAACTTGCCAGACAATGACAATGAGGAGAGTTTGATCCATGGGGATTTTAAATTAGATAATATCATTTTCCACCACAAAGAG TGTCGTGTTTTAGCCGTCCTGGACTGGGAGCTCTCCACCGTTGGTCATCCCTTCTCAGATGTCGCTCATCTTTCCATGTTCTACTTTTGGCCAAAAACCATTCCAATGATAAATAAAAGTTCTCACTTCCACGCAGGCACAG GGATACCATCAATGGAGGAACTGGTCTCAATCTACTGCCGCTGCAGAGGGATTCATTCTGATCTTCCTAACTGGAACTTCTTTCTTGCCCTCGCATATTTTAAATTTGCTGGAATAGCACAG GGAGTGTACCACAGATATCTTTTGGGAAATAATTCATCAGAGGATAGCTTTCTGATGGCCAATAGTGTGCAACCACTGGCAGAAACTGGATTACAACTCTCAAGAAG AACCTTTAATACCGAATTGCCACGGGCGGATAATTCCAGACAGTTGTTTGTGCAGACTAGGAAAGGCCAGGAAGTCCTTGCTAAGGTGAAGCATTTCATGAAACACCACGTCTTCCCCGCTGAAAAG GAGGTCCATGAGTACTatgtacaaaatgaaaataaagcagaCGTGTGGAGACAGCCTTCTGTGATAGATAAACtcaag GAAATGGCCAAGGCCGAGGGGCTCTGGAACTTGTTTCTGCCAGCAGTGAGCGGGCTCAGCCAGGTGGACTACGCCCTGATTGCGGAAGAGACCGGAAAATGCCATTTTGCCCCAAATGTCTTCAACTGCCAAGCACCAG ATACGGGGAACATGGAGGTGCTGCACCTGTATGGAAGTGAggagcagaagtggcgctggctgGAGCCTCTTCTTCAGGGGAGCATCACCTCTGCCTTCTGCATGACCG AGCCGGACGTGGCTTCAAGTGATGCCACGAACATTGAATGCACCATCCAGCGAGACGGGGACAGCTACGTGGTCAATGGCAAGAAGTGGTGGAGCAGCG GAGCCGGGAATCCCAACTGCAGAATTGCCATCGTTTTGGGCAGAACCGAAACTACAGCCGACTCCAG acacaaacagcacagcatgattctTGTTCCAATGGACACTCCGGGAGTGAAAGTCGTCAGGCCCTTGTCGGTGTTTGGCTACCTGG ATGAGCCTCACGGAGGGCATATGGAGATCCATTTTAACCGCGTGCGCGTTCCCGCCAGCAATTTAATCCTAG GCGAAGGCAGGGGGTTTGAGATTTCCCAAGGCCGCCTGGGACCAGGCCGCATCCATCACTGCATGCGATCAGTAGGCGTGGCCGAGCGTGCCCTGCAGATCATGTGCGAGCGGGCGGTACAGAGGAGCGCCTTTAAGAAGAAGCTCTATGAACAC GAGGTGGTGGCGCACTGGATTGCCGAAAGTCGCATTGCCATTGAGGAGATCCGCTTGCTGACCTTGAAAGCTGCTCACAGCATAGACACTCAGGGCAGCGCGGCGGCCAGGAAGGAG ATTGCGATGATCAAAGTGGCCGCCCCGAGGGCCGTGTGCAAGATTATTGACCGAGCCATCCAGGTGTGTGGGGGTGCAGGCGTCTCCCAGGACTACCCTCTGGCCAACAT GTATGCCCTCTCGCGAACCCTGCGCTTAGCGGACGGGCCCGACGAAGTGCATCTCTCTGCAGTCGCAAAAATGGAGCTGCGAGAACAAGCCAAAAGGCTGACGGCCAAGATGTGA
- the Ackr4 gene encoding atypical chemokine receptor 4, whose protein sequence is MGAMALDGNQSADYYYEEGELNGTHDYGQYEVVCVKEEVRQFARVFLPAFFAVAFVTGLAGNSTVVAVYAFYKKRRTRTDVYLLHLAVADLLLLCTLPFWAVNAVRGWVLGEAMCRVTSALYTLNFVSGMHFLACISVDRYWAVTRGPQQARVGRRCWIACCCVWMAALLLSLPKLAFYTVNAHGRCIPVFPYHLGAWLKAAVQLLEVCIGFVVPFLIMGVCYSVTARTLIKMPNVRRSRALRVLLAVVGAFLATQLPYNIVKFCRAVDGVFSLVTTCEASKRLDVAIQVTESIALSHSCLNPLLYAFMGASFKTYVAKAAKKYGPWRRRRQAREEIPFDSEAPTEPTSSFTI, encoded by the coding sequence ATGGGGGCCATGGCTCTGGATGGGAACCAGTCGGCCGACTACTACTACGAGGAGGGGGAGCTGAACGGCACCCACGACTACGGTCAGTACGAGGTGGTCTGTGTGAAGGAAGAAGTCAGGCAGTTTGCCCGAGtcttcctccctgccttcttcgCCGTGGCTTTTGTCACGGGGCTGGCTGGCAATTCCACCGTGGTGGCCGTCTACGCCTTCTACAAGAAGCGGAGAACCAGGACGGACGTGTACCTGCTCCACCTGGCAGTGGCTGACCTGCTCCTCCTCTGCACACTGCCCTTCTGGGCGGTGAATGCGGTGCGCGGCTGGGTGCTGGGGGAAGCCATGTGCAGGGTCACGTCGGCCTTGTACACGCTCAACTTTGTCTCGGGGATGCACTTTCTGGCCTGTATCAGCGTGGACAGGTACTGGGCCGTGACGAGGGGCCCCCAGCAGGCCCGAGTGGGGAGGCGTTGCTGGATCGCGTGTTGCTGTGTGTGGATGGCCGCGCTCTTGCTGAGtctccccaagctggctttctATACGGTCAACGCGCACGGCAGGTGCATTCCCGTCTTCCCCTACCACCTGGGGGCCTGGCTGAAGGCGGCCGTCCAGCTGCTGGAGGTCTGCATCGGATTTGTGGTCCCCTTCCTGATCATGGGGGTGTGCTACTCCGTCACGGCGAGGACTCTCATCAAGATGCCCAACGTGAGGAGGTCGCGAGCCCTCCGCGTGCTGCTGGCTGTGGTTGGGGCATTCCTCGCCACCCAGCTGCCTTATAACATCGTCAAGTTCTGCCGGGCCGTGGACGGCGTCTTCTCGCTGGTCACCACCTGCGAGGCCAGCAAGCGCCTGGACGTCGCCATCCAGGTCACCGAGAGCATCGCCCTGTCCCACAGCTGCCTCAACCCCCTCCTCTACGCCTTCATGGGGGCCTCCTTCAAGACCTATGTTGCCAAGGCGGCCAAGAAATATGGCCCCTGGAGGAGACGGAGGCAGGCCAGGGAGGAAATCCCTTTCGATTCGGAGGCTCCCACGGAGCCCACCAGTTCCTTTACCATTTAA